A stretch of Exiguobacterium sp. BMC-KP DNA encodes these proteins:
- a CDS encoding RluA family pseudouridine synthase — protein sequence MNEVETWSVQADGATGRIDKWLAEQNEWSRSQVQEWLKAGRVEVDGRVVKPNYKLSGTESIAVHIPEAVELEILPEDIPLEVVYEDSDVIVVNKPKGMVVHPAAGHVSGTLVNALLHHCQDLSGINGVKRPGIVHRIDKDTSGLLMVAKNDLAHESLAHQLKEKTTERLYIALVHGEIPHELGTIEAPIGRDKNDRQRMTVTDKNSKSAVTHFRVLDRYEGFTVVECKLETGRTHQIRVHMRYIGFPLAGDPKYGPRKTMKMNGQALHAAVLGFEHPRTGEWMRFEAPLPEEMTFEIGQLKKLELES from the coding sequence ATGAATGAAGTAGAAACATGGTCCGTACAAGCGGATGGAGCGACAGGGCGCATTGATAAATGGCTCGCAGAACAAAACGAATGGTCGCGTTCGCAAGTACAGGAATGGTTGAAAGCGGGACGCGTCGAAGTCGACGGTCGTGTCGTTAAACCGAACTATAAATTATCGGGAACGGAATCGATTGCCGTTCACATCCCGGAAGCGGTAGAACTCGAGATTTTACCAGAAGATATCCCGCTTGAAGTCGTCTATGAGGACTCGGATGTCATCGTCGTCAACAAACCAAAAGGAATGGTCGTCCACCCAGCGGCAGGCCATGTCTCAGGGACGCTCGTCAACGCCTTATTACATCATTGTCAGGATCTCTCAGGCATCAATGGTGTCAAACGCCCAGGAATCGTTCACCGGATCGATAAGGACACCTCTGGTCTGTTGATGGTTGCTAAGAACGACTTAGCGCATGAATCACTCGCGCATCAGCTGAAAGAGAAAACGACGGAACGCCTCTACATCGCGCTCGTACACGGTGAGATTCCACACGAACTCGGAACGATTGAAGCACCAATCGGACGCGACAAGAACGATCGTCAACGGATGACGGTGACGGATAAGAATTCGAAGTCTGCCGTAACTCATTTCCGTGTTCTCGACCGGTACGAAGGATTCACAGTCGTTGAATGTAAACTCGAAACAGGTCGGACACACCAGATTCGTGTGCACATGCGCTATATCGGTTTCCCGCTTGCCGGTGATCCGAAATACGGTCCACGTAAGACGATGAAAATGAATGGTCAAGCCTTGCACGCTGCGGTTCTTGGCTTCGAACATCCACGGACAGGCGAATGGATGCGTTTTGAAGCACCACTCCCAGAAGAGATGACATTCGAGATTGGTCAACTGAAAAAACTTGAATTAGAGTCTTGA
- a CDS encoding YggS family pyridoxal phosphate-dependent enzyme, whose amino-acid sequence MSILENVQDVTQRMEQATEKSSFKKQVQLIGVTKSVSSQVASELLAAGVTHLGENRPDGLLEKQAELGRSACTWHFIGTLQTRKVRQIIDAIDVLHSLDRLHLAEEINKRTDRTIDCFIQVNVSREESKQGIAPEDLPSFLHEIGQYPAIRVIGLMTMAPLTEDEARIREVFRSLKTLQEEVKAKKLSYAPCTELSMGMSSDFEIAIEEGATFVRIGTTLVHT is encoded by the coding sequence ATGTCAATTCTTGAAAATGTACAAGATGTTACACAACGAATGGAACAAGCAACTGAAAAGAGTTCTTTCAAAAAGCAGGTACAGCTGATTGGTGTGACGAAATCAGTCTCAAGTCAAGTTGCTTCTGAATTATTAGCAGCGGGCGTGACACATCTCGGAGAAAATCGACCGGATGGGTTGCTTGAAAAGCAGGCAGAACTTGGACGATCAGCTTGTACGTGGCATTTCATCGGCACACTACAGACACGTAAAGTTCGTCAAATCATCGATGCCATTGACGTGCTACATTCCCTCGATCGCCTTCATCTGGCGGAAGAGATCAATAAACGGACAGACCGGACGATTGATTGCTTTATTCAAGTCAATGTTTCTAGGGAAGAATCGAAGCAAGGGATCGCACCGGAGGATCTACCATCGTTTTTACATGAAATCGGTCAGTATCCAGCGATTCGTGTCATCGGATTGATGACGATGGCACCATTAACAGAAGATGAGGCACGTATACGTGAGGTATTCCGGTCGTTAAAAACATTGCAAGAAGAGGTCAAGGCGAAAAAATTGTCGTATGCTCCATGTACAGAGTTATCCATGGGGATGTCATCTGATTTTGAGATTGCCATCGAAGAAGGGGCGACGTTCGTCCGAATTGGAACAACGCTCGTTCACACCTAA
- the ileS gene encoding isoleucine--tRNA ligase — MDYKETLLMMKTEFLMRGNLPKREPDMQARWEEMNLYAAVQEKNAGKPTFILHDGPPYANGDIHMGHGLNKVLKDIIVRYKSMNGFQSPYVPGWDTHGLPIETALQKAGVDRKSMTVAEFRELCAKYALEQVDHQRDQFKRLGVLGDYDNPYITLQPEFEAAQIRLFGDMANKGYIYKGKKPVYWSPSSESALAEAEIEYQDKRSAAIYVAFQVMDGKNILEPTDHFVIWTTTPWTIPANLGISVSAELTYARIEYQGKGYIVAETLVPEVIEALGWEDATVGRVFNGADFEYMKAKHPLYDRESLVMLGDHVTAEATGVVHTAPGHGEDDFRIGQAYGLDVLCPVDDKGVMTAEAPGFEGMFYEDANKEIGLALEEAGALLKLSFIKHSYPHDWRTKKPVIFRATPQWFASIKDFRAEILDEIKGVQWVPEWGETRLHNMFKDRGDWVISRQRAWGVPLPIFYAEDGTEIVTPETIDHIANLFAAHGSNVWYERDAVDLLPEGFTHPASPNGIFKKETDIMDVWFDSGSSHAGVLATRPELTRPADLYLEGSDQYRGWFNSSLSTAVATTGKAPYKAVVSHGFVLDGQGRKMSKSIGNTIAPIQVMQQFGAEILRLWVASVDYQADVRASMDNFKQVSESYRKIRNTVRFLLGNLDQFDPATHRVAFEDLPESDRFMRTKLDQLVGKVKAAYDAYDFMSVYQLLHNFCVLDLSSFYLDYTKDILYIEKADATSRRAVQTVMYDTVVALLQLMAPVLPHTADEAWEFVPAVETKSIFLTDLPETVEVSEEGLALIEKWNAFLTFRNDVLKALEEARVEKLVGKTLEAKLLLAPKEETKALLETIDHLEQLLQVSQLEFVETADKMYETTGITVQKADGEKCERCWTYSTELGQDPAHPTLCPRCTEVVNSL; from the coding sequence ATGGATTACAAAGAAACCTTATTGATGATGAAAACGGAATTTTTAATGCGAGGCAACTTACCAAAACGTGAACCAGATATGCAAGCACGTTGGGAAGAGATGAACCTCTACGCTGCTGTACAGGAAAAGAATGCTGGGAAACCAACATTCATCCTCCACGATGGTCCTCCGTATGCGAACGGTGATATCCATATGGGTCACGGATTAAATAAAGTCTTAAAAGACATCATCGTCCGTTATAAATCAATGAATGGCTTCCAGTCGCCTTACGTACCAGGTTGGGATACACACGGATTACCGATTGAAACAGCACTTCAAAAAGCCGGTGTTGATCGTAAATCGATGACAGTCGCAGAATTCCGTGAGTTGTGTGCGAAGTATGCACTGGAGCAAGTGGATCACCAACGTGACCAATTCAAACGTCTTGGCGTTCTTGGGGATTATGACAATCCATATATCACGCTTCAGCCGGAATTTGAAGCAGCTCAAATTCGGTTATTCGGAGATATGGCAAACAAAGGCTATATTTACAAAGGGAAAAAACCTGTCTATTGGTCACCTTCTTCTGAATCGGCATTAGCTGAAGCAGAAATCGAATATCAGGATAAACGTTCAGCTGCAATCTATGTCGCATTCCAAGTCATGGATGGGAAAAACATCCTTGAGCCGACGGATCATTTCGTTATCTGGACGACGACACCATGGACGATTCCAGCGAACCTTGGAATCTCTGTCAGTGCTGAATTAACATATGCACGGATCGAGTACCAAGGAAAAGGCTATATCGTGGCAGAAACGCTCGTTCCTGAAGTCATCGAAGCACTCGGATGGGAAGATGCAACTGTCGGACGCGTCTTCAATGGTGCGGACTTCGAGTACATGAAAGCGAAACATCCACTTTATGACCGTGAATCACTCGTCATGCTCGGCGATCATGTTACAGCCGAAGCGACAGGTGTCGTTCATACCGCTCCAGGTCACGGGGAAGATGACTTCCGCATCGGTCAAGCGTACGGTCTTGACGTCCTTTGCCCAGTCGATGATAAAGGGGTCATGACAGCGGAAGCGCCTGGATTCGAAGGCATGTTCTATGAAGATGCGAATAAAGAAATTGGTCTTGCGCTTGAAGAAGCAGGAGCACTTTTAAAACTGTCGTTCATCAAACACTCGTATCCACATGACTGGCGGACGAAAAAACCGGTCATCTTCCGTGCGACGCCACAATGGTTCGCTTCAATCAAAGACTTCCGTGCGGAAATCCTTGATGAAATCAAAGGTGTCCAGTGGGTACCAGAGTGGGGCGAAACACGACTTCACAACATGTTCAAAGACCGTGGCGACTGGGTCATCTCGCGTCAACGTGCATGGGGTGTACCACTTCCAATCTTCTACGCTGAAGATGGTACGGAAATCGTCACACCGGAAACGATTGATCATATCGCGAATCTGTTCGCAGCTCACGGATCAAACGTCTGGTATGAGCGTGACGCAGTCGACTTGCTTCCTGAAGGGTTCACACATCCAGCAAGCCCGAACGGTATCTTCAAAAAAGAAACGGACATCATGGATGTCTGGTTCGATTCTGGTTCATCACATGCGGGTGTCCTCGCGACACGTCCTGAATTGACACGTCCAGCGGATCTCTATCTAGAAGGATCTGACCAATACCGTGGTTGGTTCAACTCGTCGTTATCGACAGCCGTCGCAACGACAGGAAAAGCACCATACAAAGCAGTCGTCAGTCACGGATTCGTCCTCGATGGTCAAGGGCGCAAGATGTCGAAATCGATTGGAAATACAATCGCGCCGATTCAAGTCATGCAACAATTCGGAGCTGAGATTCTTCGCTTGTGGGTGGCATCTGTCGATTATCAAGCCGATGTTCGTGCATCGATGGATAACTTCAAACAAGTCTCAGAGTCATACCGGAAAATCCGGAATACGGTTCGTTTCCTCCTCGGAAACTTGGATCAATTTGATCCTGCAACGCACCGTGTCGCATTCGAAGACTTACCAGAGTCAGACCGTTTCATGCGGACGAAACTTGACCAACTGGTTGGTAAAGTAAAAGCTGCCTATGATGCGTACGACTTCATGTCGGTCTATCAATTGCTTCACAACTTCTGTGTCCTTGATTTGTCATCGTTCTATCTCGATTACACGAAAGATATCCTGTACATCGAAAAAGCGGACGCCACATCACGTCGTGCGGTTCAGACGGTCATGTATGATACAGTTGTCGCTTTGTTACAATTGATGGCACCTGTCTTGCCACACACGGCAGACGAAGCTTGGGAGTTCGTACCAGCTGTAGAGACGAAGAGTATCTTCTTGACGGACCTTCCGGAAACGGTCGAAGTCTCAGAAGAAGGACTTGCCCTCATCGAGAAATGGAATGCGTTCTTGACGTTCCGCAATGATGTCTTGAAAGCACTCGAGGAAGCACGTGTTGAGAAACTCGTCGGTAAGACACTTGAAGCGAAGCTTCTGCTTGCGCCGAAAGAAGAAACGAAAGCCTTGCTCGAAACGATTGATCATCTCGAACAGTTACTCCAAGTCTCACAACTCGAATTCGTTGAAACAGCGGATAAGATGTATGAGACGACAGGCATCACGGTTCAAAAAGCTGACGGTGAAAAATGTGAACGTTGTTGGACATATTCGACGGAACTCGGACAAGATCCGGCTCATCCGACGCTTTGCCCACGTTGTACTGAGGTCGTCAATTCTTTATAA
- a CDS encoding cell division protein SepF yields the protein MQNLFLGNSDDLDELEYENDATINKGRGTSQQEYEEYYEESTPSVTQKEDSVRQSNIVPLHGTKKAKSQVILSEPRVFNEAQEIGEHLRQNRAVIVNMQRMSKDQSRQMINFLSGVVFALDGTITTISQNTLLCVPNNVELAGSISNLLGEDDINHKGW from the coding sequence ATGCAAAATCTATTTCTCGGCAACAGCGACGATTTAGATGAACTTGAATATGAAAATGATGCTACAATAAATAAAGGTAGAGGTACGTCGCAACAAGAGTACGAAGAGTATTACGAGGAATCTACCCCGAGTGTTACTCAAAAGGAGGACAGTGTGAGACAATCGAATATCGTGCCGCTTCACGGGACGAAAAAAGCGAAATCGCAAGTCATCTTGAGTGAACCACGTGTCTTTAACGAAGCCCAAGAAATTGGGGAACATCTTCGTCAGAATCGTGCGGTCATCGTCAATATGCAGCGTATGTCAAAAGATCAATCACGACAGATGATTAACTTCTTATCTGGTGTTGTGTTCGCTCTTGATGGAACGATCACGACGATCAGTCAGAATACCCTCCTCTGTGTCCCGAACAATGTCGAGTTAGCAGGAAGCATCTCGAATTTACTTGGAGAAGATGATATTAATCATAAGGGGTGGTAA
- the pgeF gene encoding peptidoglycan editing factor PgeF yields MFGQWIKWDTPTGTVRAAFTTKFAAPHENGNLGLHVNDDRDGVIQNRQVIARQLDLSLENSIWAQQIHGNHVEQVTTLESGRGALDYETAIPGTDGLVTTDSNVLLMMLFADCVPLIFCDPTTGIIANTHAGWRGTVSNIVEETVKQMERAGASRSSIQMVIGPSIRDCCYEVDQPVIDAIDALELDESPYIRKEDGKAMLSLQKTNAALAERCGVGDVLDSGLCTHCQAEDYFSYRHGDHGGRFASLIVKESLDVNS; encoded by the coding sequence ATGTTTGGACAATGGATCAAATGGGATACACCAACTGGTACCGTACGTGCCGCCTTTACGACGAAATTTGCAGCACCACATGAGAATGGAAATCTAGGACTGCATGTCAACGATGATCGGGATGGCGTCATTCAGAACCGACAAGTCATCGCACGCCAGCTTGATTTATCACTTGAGAACTCGATTTGGGCACAGCAAATTCACGGTAATCATGTCGAACAAGTGACGACACTTGAGTCTGGGCGCGGTGCTTTGGATTACGAAACGGCGATTCCGGGTACAGATGGATTGGTGACGACCGATTCGAATGTCTTACTAATGATGTTGTTTGCTGACTGTGTTCCATTAATTTTCTGTGATCCGACGACAGGAATCATCGCGAATACGCACGCTGGGTGGCGTGGAACCGTTAGTAATATCGTCGAAGAAACAGTAAAACAAATGGAACGTGCGGGTGCTAGTCGATCTTCTATTCAGATGGTCATCGGTCCATCGATTCGTGATTGTTGTTACGAAGTCGATCAACCTGTCATCGATGCCATTGATGCGCTCGAACTAGACGAGTCTCCTTACATACGCAAGGAAGATGGAAAAGCGATGTTATCGCTACAAAAAACGAATGCTGCGCTAGCTGAACGATGTGGAGTGGGCGATGTCCTTGACTCAGGTCTATGTACACACTGTCAGGCGGAAGATTACTTCTCTTATCGCCACGGCGACCACGGTGGTCGGTTTGCAAGTTTGATCGTAAAGGAGTCATTGGATGTCAATTCTTGA
- the ftsA gene encoding cell division protein FtsA, whose protein sequence is METKGTIAALDIGTSEVKLIVGELLGGTLNVLAEGSAPSAGVKRGVIVDIDQTVHAIKQAVTEVERTLGEPIGEVYVAISGEHIQVKDCQGMTSIKGEDNEITDDDVKDVLHSAMVMRIPNELSVVDVLPKTFTVDQQTEITDPRGMIGYRLEVTGKLIIGAKTILHSIKRSIERAGLELAGYVLESLAVSRIAASIDELELGVGIIDIGHETTTLSIYEKNDLVYSTTLPYGGDHLTRDLTYKMNCKYQDAKLAKEEYGVALEALGDPEEKVSYVTINGEHRFEPQSEIGFVLEARLEEIFEMIQKRMTQAGYSHMNSGLILCGGSSSLPGIDQLGKRIFKQSVNVYQPASLGIRHPKYAVAAGMLRYVLSRSAVSKSGFDRAEEKEVVAHGHEQDALLMNEQTSPTREERSTREQPPKEKKSFSSFFEKFFG, encoded by the coding sequence ATGGAAACGAAAGGTACGATTGCCGCGCTCGACATTGGGACATCGGAGGTGAAACTCATCGTCGGTGAACTACTTGGTGGAACGCTGAACGTTCTTGCTGAAGGTTCTGCACCATCCGCGGGTGTTAAACGAGGTGTCATCGTTGACATCGATCAAACAGTACATGCCATTAAACAAGCGGTCACAGAAGTGGAACGTACACTTGGTGAACCAATTGGTGAAGTATATGTCGCTATTTCTGGCGAACACATTCAAGTGAAGGATTGCCAAGGCATGACGTCGATCAAAGGTGAGGATAATGAAATCACGGATGATGATGTGAAGGATGTGCTACATTCTGCAATGGTCATGCGAATTCCAAACGAACTAAGTGTTGTGGATGTCTTGCCGAAGACGTTTACAGTCGATCAGCAGACAGAAATCACTGATCCGAGAGGAATGATCGGTTATCGTCTCGAAGTAACAGGGAAGCTCATTATTGGTGCGAAGACGATCCTACATAGCATTAAACGTTCCATTGAACGGGCTGGTTTAGAGCTTGCTGGATATGTGCTGGAGAGTTTAGCGGTATCTAGAATCGCAGCATCGATTGATGAACTCGAACTTGGTGTTGGGATCATTGACATCGGACACGAGACGACGACACTTTCAATCTATGAAAAGAACGATCTTGTCTACTCGACGACGTTACCATATGGTGGCGATCATCTGACACGTGATTTGACGTATAAGATGAATTGTAAGTACCAAGATGCAAAACTGGCAAAAGAAGAGTACGGTGTGGCGCTTGAAGCACTCGGTGATCCGGAAGAGAAAGTTTCTTACGTCACGATCAACGGAGAACATCGTTTTGAACCACAGTCAGAAATCGGCTTTGTCCTTGAAGCACGACTCGAGGAAATTTTCGAGATGATTCAAAAACGAATGACTCAAGCTGGGTACTCTCACATGAATAGTGGTTTGATCTTATGTGGAGGAAGTTCTTCACTACCTGGCATCGACCAGTTAGGAAAACGAATCTTTAAGCAGAGCGTCAACGTCTATCAACCTGCCAGTCTCGGTATTCGTCATCCAAAATATGCGGTTGCAGCCGGTATGCTACGTTATGTCCTTTCAAGAAGCGCCGTATCGAAATCAGGTTTTGATCGGGCGGAAGAGAAGGAAGTCGTAGCGCACGGACATGAACAGGATGCACTGCTCATGAACGAACAGACGTCACCTACTCGAGAAGAACGGTCGACACGTGAACAGCCTCCAAAAGAGAAAAAGTCATTCAGCAGTTTCTTTGAGAAATTCTTTGGTTAA
- the lspA gene encoding signal peptidase II, translated as MWLYLGIAALLVGVDQLTKWIVVQNMTIGQAITVIPDFFYLNSYRNRGAAWGMLEGKFGFFFIVTVVVVIGLIYFLYKEGTKNKVFAWSIALLLSGAIGNFIDRMARGEVVDFFHFFPFGYNFPIFNVADVCLTFGVITMLISVMFEERLTKKGTMDK; from the coding sequence ATGTGGCTTTACTTAGGGATTGCTGCTTTACTCGTTGGAGTCGACCAGTTGACAAAATGGATCGTCGTTCAAAATATGACGATTGGTCAAGCGATCACGGTCATTCCGGATTTCTTTTATCTCAACTCGTATCGAAATCGAGGCGCGGCGTGGGGGATGCTTGAAGGCAAATTCGGGTTCTTCTTCATCGTCACGGTCGTCGTCGTCATTGGATTGATTTACTTCCTCTACAAGGAAGGCACGAAAAATAAGGTATTTGCTTGGAGCATCGCGTTACTACTCAGTGGTGCGATTGGGAACTTCATCGATCGAATGGCACGAGGAGAAGTCGTTGATTTCTTCCACTTCTTCCCGTTCGGCTATAATTTCCCAATCTTCAATGTCGCAGACGTCTGTTTGACGTTTGGTGTCATTACGATGCTGATCAGCGTCATGTTCGAAGAACGGTTGACTAAGAAAGGAACGATGGATAAATGA
- a CDS encoding YggT family protein, translating to MDSQVMYAIGRTLSTLLQYYSYVMIVYILLSWFPNARDSKFGQVLAMLVEPFLAPFRRIIPPIGGMLDISPIVAFLVLNLAQSGIRAIFLV from the coding sequence ATGGATTCACAAGTAATGTACGCGATTGGTCGTACATTAAGCACATTGCTGCAATATTATAGCTATGTCATGATTGTTTATATTTTACTATCGTGGTTCCCGAATGCCCGTGACTCAAAATTCGGACAAGTGCTCGCAATGTTAGTCGAGCCATTCCTAGCGCCCTTCCGTCGAATCATCCCGCCTATCGGGGGCATGCTAGATATCTCGCCGATTGTAGCCTTCCTCGTCTTGAACTTGGCTCAATCTGGTATCCGAGCTATCTTTTTAGTATGA
- a CDS encoding DivIVA domain-containing protein, with protein MPLTPLDIHNKEFTRKFRGYDEDEVNEFLDQVIKDFELLLRENRQQQEVIQNMQARVDYFSSMEETLNKSIIVAQEAAEEVKANASKEASLILKQAEREAEQLQDAAQRRAQRTDFEVEQMRKKIELYRNRFKVLIDAQMELLTSHDWDAFDFSSRGALDDVPAVAYNDDDVV; from the coding sequence ATGCCATTAACGCCACTCGATATTCATAATAAGGAGTTCACACGAAAGTTTCGCGGCTATGACGAAGATGAAGTTAACGAATTTTTGGATCAAGTCATCAAGGATTTCGAATTGTTGTTACGTGAGAATCGTCAACAACAGGAAGTCATTCAAAATATGCAAGCACGCGTCGATTACTTCAGTTCGATGGAAGAAACATTAAATAAATCGATCATCGTTGCACAAGAAGCAGCTGAGGAAGTGAAAGCGAATGCTTCAAAAGAAGCTAGCTTAATCCTAAAACAAGCAGAACGCGAAGCAGAGCAGTTGCAAGACGCAGCACAGCGTCGGGCGCAACGGACGGACTTCGAAGTCGAGCAGATGCGCAAGAAAATCGAGCTTTACCGCAATCGGTTCAAAGTGTTGATCGATGCGCAGATGGAATTATTAACGAGCCACGACTGGGATGCGTTTGATTTCTCTTCTCGTGGAGCGCTTGACGATGTTCCAGCAGTTGCGTATAATGACGACGATGTCGTATAA
- the ftsZ gene encoding cell division protein FtsZ — translation MLHFDEMMDQVAKIKVIGVGGGGSNAVNRMIEHGVQGVEFIAVNTDAQALNMSQADVKLQLGAKLTRGLGAGANPEIGKKAAEESREQLTEILSGADMVFVTAGMGGGTGTGAAPVIAEISKEIGALTVGVVTKPFMFEGRKRMQHAVSGVQNFKEKVDTLIVIPNDKLLEIVDRNTPMLEAFKEADNVLRQGVQGITDLIAVPGLINLDFADVKTIMTEKGSALMGVGVATGEHRATEAAKKAISSPLLETSIEGAKGVLMNITGSANLSLYEVTEAAQIVQSAADEEVNLIFGSVINDNLEDEIIVTVIATEFENEPLDFEIPSAQEMMKNLLKKKQATPPPTEESKPQVEETPVSSNPEPAKAPDVEETMDIPSFLRRNNR, via the coding sequence ATGTTGCATTTTGATGAAATGATGGACCAAGTAGCAAAAATCAAGGTCATCGGTGTAGGTGGTGGCGGTTCGAACGCCGTCAACCGAATGATTGAACACGGTGTCCAAGGCGTAGAATTCATCGCCGTAAACACGGATGCGCAGGCATTGAACATGTCACAAGCTGATGTGAAGCTTCAACTTGGTGCAAAATTAACACGCGGTCTTGGTGCTGGTGCCAATCCGGAAATCGGTAAAAAAGCGGCAGAAGAGAGTCGTGAACAATTAACAGAAATCCTTTCAGGTGCGGACATGGTCTTCGTCACAGCAGGAATGGGTGGCGGAACAGGAACGGGAGCTGCTCCTGTCATCGCTGAGATTTCAAAAGAAATCGGTGCATTGACAGTCGGTGTCGTAACAAAACCATTTATGTTTGAAGGACGCAAACGCATGCAACATGCCGTCTCAGGTGTCCAGAACTTCAAAGAAAAAGTTGATACGTTAATCGTCATCCCGAATGATAAATTGCTTGAAATCGTTGATCGTAACACACCAATGCTTGAAGCGTTCAAAGAAGCGGATAACGTCTTGCGTCAAGGTGTACAAGGTATTACCGACTTGATCGCTGTACCTGGTCTCATCAACCTCGACTTTGCTGATGTGAAGACGATCATGACTGAAAAAGGTTCTGCATTGATGGGTGTAGGTGTTGCAACAGGTGAACACCGTGCGACAGAAGCAGCGAAAAAGGCGATTTCGAGCCCATTGCTTGAGACATCGATCGAAGGAGCAAAAGGTGTTCTGATGAACATTACCGGTAGTGCGAACCTCAGCTTGTACGAGGTAACGGAAGCAGCACAAATCGTCCAGAGTGCAGCAGATGAGGAAGTCAACTTGATTTTCGGTTCTGTCATCAACGACAACCTAGAAGATGAGATCATCGTCACGGTTATCGCGACAGAATTCGAAAATGAACCACTCGATTTCGAAATTCCGTCAGCACAAGAGATGATGAAGAATCTCTTGAAGAAAAAACAAGCGACTCCACCACCAACTGAGGAGTCAAAACCACAAGTCGAAGAGACACCTGTCAGCTCGAATCCTGAACCGGCTAAAGCGCCAGATGTCGAAGAAACGATGGACATCCCATCTTTCCTTCGCCGGAATAATCGTTAA
- a CDS encoding YlmH family RNA-binding protein, producing MSVYDHYRGSEREFVDSVLNWIDHVEATYTFKLTDFLDPREQQITQELVGSKCALFFEGGFEGSERKRAILAPDYYEYNADDFDISIYRIHYPTKFVELSHRQVTGTLLNVGLKRAKFGDVIIQDQVQFAVADEVATYIEANVERAGKTKIRLSRVEAEDRLKVKEQEWEETLGFVSSLRFDTVVSEILGFSRQKAQALIKQGESKVNYKVVDDSSFMLQEGDLLSLRGTGRVKLIAILGSTKRDRIKLQYGILKG from the coding sequence ATGAGTGTCTATGATCATTATCGCGGAAGCGAGCGGGAATTCGTCGATTCAGTCTTGAACTGGATTGATCATGTGGAAGCGACCTATACGTTCAAATTAACAGATTTTCTAGATCCTCGTGAACAACAAATCACACAAGAACTCGTCGGTTCGAAATGCGCCCTCTTTTTTGAGGGCGGTTTTGAAGGCTCTGAACGTAAACGGGCAATCCTCGCACCAGATTATTATGAATACAACGCGGATGACTTTGACATTTCCATTTATCGCATTCATTATCCTACTAAATTCGTTGAACTTTCTCATCGTCAAGTCACTGGTACATTATTGAACGTCGGATTGAAACGAGCCAAATTTGGTGACGTCATCATCCAGGATCAAGTACAGTTTGCCGTCGCAGACGAAGTCGCGACATATATCGAAGCAAACGTTGAACGAGCTGGAAAGACGAAGATTCGTCTTTCGCGTGTAGAAGCAGAAGATCGTTTGAAAGTGAAGGAACAAGAGTGGGAAGAGACACTCGGATTCGTAAGTTCACTTCGATTCGATACAGTCGTGAGTGAAATTCTCGGCTTCTCGCGTCAAAAAGCACAGGCGCTCATTAAACAGGGTGAAAGTAAGGTCAATTATAAAGTAGTGGATGATTCGAGTTTCATGCTTCAAGAAGGCGACTTACTCTCACTACGTGGAACAGGACGCGTCAAGTTGATTGCAATTCTTGGATCGACGAAGCGGGACCGGATCAAACTACAATACGGTATTTTAAAAGGATAA